A window of Lacibacter sediminis contains these coding sequences:
- the ilvE gene encoding branched-chain-amino-acid transaminase produces the protein MATYYNSETILYLNGEYVKAAEAKMDLYSQSFHYGYSVFEGIRSYRTVNGETKIFKAKEHYDRLQRSAELVNLPYHWTTEELTAVTYEVLKLNDLQDAYIRPVVYAPANMSFVQNEQSFLVIEVWAMQPFLGDKLLRIMTSSFERPNPKAFKIEAKAAGHYVNSLLASHEAKAKGFDEALLLDMNGNVAEAPGANLFYEKDGKLFTPAKGNILPGITRATVFELCAELGIQVEEKVFTIDELKNADAVFYCGTAAEVIGFDSLDDHKFPLKWSDTVSRKIQQAYKNLVVENFKPQRHEDAKKEEAVV, from the coding sequence ATGGCAACTTATTACAACAGTGAAACGATTTTGTATCTCAACGGTGAGTATGTAAAAGCAGCTGAAGCAAAAATGGATCTCTATAGCCAGAGTTTTCATTATGGTTACAGTGTGTTTGAAGGCATCCGTTCGTACAGAACAGTGAATGGCGAAACGAAAATTTTCAAGGCCAAAGAACACTATGATCGTTTGCAACGTTCGGCTGAACTGGTGAACCTCCCTTATCACTGGACAACAGAAGAATTAACGGCTGTTACATATGAAGTGCTGAAGTTGAATGATCTGCAGGATGCTTATATACGTCCCGTGGTTTATGCACCGGCGAATATGAGTTTTGTTCAGAACGAGCAGTCGTTTCTTGTAATTGAAGTATGGGCCATGCAACCGTTTCTTGGCGATAAGCTGTTACGCATTATGACAAGTTCTTTTGAACGTCCGAATCCGAAAGCGTTCAAGATCGAAGCGAAAGCAGCAGGTCATTATGTAAACTCATTACTCGCCAGCCACGAAGCAAAAGCAAAAGGGTTTGATGAAGCATTGTTGCTCGATATGAATGGCAATGTTGCAGAAGCGCCGGGCGCCAATTTGTTTTATGAGAAAGATGGTAAACTCTTTACACCTGCAAAAGGAAATATTCTTCCCGGCATAACAAGAGCAACAGTGTTTGAATTATGTGCGGAGCTGGGAATTCAAGTAGAAGAAAAGGTGTTTACAATCGATGAGTTGAAAAATGCAGATGCTGTTTTTTATTGTGGTACTGCAGCAGAAGTGATTGGGTTCGACAGTTTGGATGATCACAAGTTTCCATTGAAATGGAGTGATACTGTGAGCAGAAAAATTCAACAGGCGTATAAGAATTTAGTGGTAGAAAATTTTAAACCACAAAGACACGAAGACGCAAAGAAAGAAGAAGCAGTAGTATAA
- a CDS encoding RNA polymerase sigma factor, whose amino-acid sequence MIAEALDIDQLVEDCKGNQRRAQEQLYRQFYNYAMTIALRYSRDEADAADIMSHAFVKIFKSMHTFDKSKGALQTWIKRIVMNEGLDHLKARERFSKDMELETVEEPQISNTVLERMGADEIMKLIHQLPPATHAVFVLYAVEGYNHREIAEQLNISEGTSKWHLSEARKKLQQQLSRTT is encoded by the coding sequence GTGATTGCAGAAGCACTCGATATTGATCAGTTGGTGGAAGATTGCAAGGGCAATCAACGCAGGGCACAGGAACAGTTGTACCGGCAGTTCTACAACTATGCGATGACGATCGCTCTGCGTTACTCCCGTGATGAAGCCGATGCAGCCGATATTATGAGTCATGCGTTTGTGAAGATCTTTAAAAGCATGCACACGTTCGATAAAAGCAAAGGTGCGTTGCAAACATGGATCAAACGCATTGTGATGAACGAAGGGCTCGATCACCTCAAAGCAAGAGAACGTTTCAGTAAGGATATGGAACTGGAAACAGTAGAAGAACCACAGATCAGTAATACGGTGTTGGAACGCATGGGTGCTGATGAAATTATGAAACTCATTCACCAGTTACCACCCGCTACACATGCTGTGTTTGTGTTGTATGCAGTGGAAGGCTATAATCACCGGGAGATAGCCGAACAACTAAATATCAGTGAGGGTACATCGAAATGGCACCTCAGCGAAGCCCGGAAAAAATTACAACAACAACTCAGTCGCACAACATAG
- a CDS encoding 2-isopropylmalate synthase encodes MADKQVFIFDTTLRDGEQVPGCKLNTTEKVELALKLEALGVDIIEAGFPISSPGDFESVNQISKVIKHATVCGLTRAVQKDIEVAAEALKPAVRPRIHTGIGSSDNHIKYKFNSTREEILERAVNAVRLARNYVPDVEFYAEDAGRADLQFLAKLTEAVIAAGATVVNVPDTTGFCLPHQYAEKMAYLMNNVSNIDKAILSCHCHNDLGLATANSIAGAIAGARQIECTINGIGERAGNTSLEEVVMTIRKHPELGLYTNVDPKQLLPMSRLVSETMRMVVQPNKAVVGDNAFSHSSGIHQDGFLKEATTYEIIAPEEVGADTSKIVLTARSGRSALAYRFKNLGYSFDRNQVDELYERFLALADSKKEVEDADLNVLAKQVIVTA; translated from the coding sequence ATGGCCGACAAACAAGTGTTCATTTTTGATACCACTCTCAGAGACGGAGAGCAGGTACCAGGCTGCAAGTTAAACACAACAGAGAAAGTAGAGCTTGCATTAAAATTGGAAGCTTTAGGTGTTGATATAATTGAAGCAGGTTTTCCCATTTCAAGTCCGGGCGACTTTGAAAGTGTGAACCAGATTTCCAAAGTTATTAAGCATGCAACGGTTTGCGGTTTAACCCGTGCCGTGCAGAAGGATATTGAAGTAGCAGCTGAGGCATTAAAGCCTGCGGTTCGTCCACGTATCCACACCGGTATCGGATCATCCGATAACCACATCAAATACAAATTCAATTCCACGAGAGAAGAAATACTTGAACGAGCCGTTAACGCCGTTAGACTTGCCCGTAATTATGTGCCCGATGTTGAATTTTATGCCGAAGATGCAGGTCGTGCAGACCTGCAGTTTTTGGCAAAACTTACAGAAGCTGTGATTGCTGCAGGCGCAACAGTAGTGAATGTTCCTGATACAACAGGATTTTGTTTGCCACATCAGTATGCAGAAAAGATGGCTTACTTAATGAACAATGTAAGCAATATTGACAAAGCTATTCTTTCCTGTCATTGTCATAACGATTTAGGATTGGCAACCGCCAATTCTATTGCAGGTGCCATTGCAGGTGCACGCCAGATCGAGTGTACCATCAATGGTATCGGTGAACGTGCAGGTAACACATCACTTGAAGAAGTGGTGATGACCATTCGCAAACATCCAGAACTGGGATTGTATACCAATGTTGATCCGAAACAATTGTTACCAATGAGCCGTTTGGTGAGCGAAACTATGCGTATGGTGGTGCAGCCAAACAAAGCTGTAGTTGGTGATAATGCATTCTCACATTCATCAGGTATTCACCAGGATGGATTTTTGAAAGAAGCAACCACGTATGAAATTATTGCACCGGAAGAAGTGGGTGCAGATACTTCTAAGATCGTATTAACAGCACGCAGCGGAAGAAGTGCATTGGCTTATCGTTTCAAAAATCTTGGTTACAGTTTCGATCGTAACCAAGTCGATGAATTATATGAACGTTTTCTTGCACTGGCAGATTCGAAGAAAGAAGTGGAAGACGCTGATCTGAATGTATTGGCAAAACAGGTGATTGTTACTGCTTAA
- a CDS encoding penicillin acylase family protein produces MKKSLTLLTFFILLVLGSNAQNINPKNIEIVRDSFGVPHIFAKTDAEVAYGLAWAHAEDDFKSLQDVVLPAKGLMGKVQGKAGAAGDYAFALFRCMEITEAKWNTLTPAFLKLIDGYVQGINAYAKAHPNEVLHKKIFPITAKEYIASSVLALTAFNGADKALMAIFNNTIETDTELNKKGSNAMAIHPTKTNTGEAFLLINAHQPNTGSQAFYEAHINSEEGLNVHGGLLAGGPCILHGVNENLGWAHTVNYVDRVDVFQLEMNPANQKQYKFDGEWIDLEEKIITLRIKGIPVGVKRKVYWSKYGATMKNKQGFFSIRLGANMDIRALEQWYYMDKAKNFTEFYAAIKDQRLSMFNITYADKHDTIFYVNNGLVPVRNPAPQYNWKSTLPGNTSQTLWTGFRKFRELPQYVNPKNGYVFNTNHSSFFATDAANNLKVEQFPLADGWETWHNNRSMRVVEQMPDTQLDYTTFKKIKFDKQLPDTLRYPYNIDTMFILNETTYPQVASLITTLNSWDKKGTADSKGAAVFLLSYLHLSKILAGQPARSITLQEALTTYQFVHDYMMKHFGKTDLTLGDIQKLVRGDKEWPLWGFPDLLSPQWTANYKDGKLKSVGGDGLIMFVRFTKNALPQIETVNMYGASAKKGNKHFDDQVEMYINQQTKHMTLKKEDVYKMAERVYHPGE; encoded by the coding sequence ATGAAAAAATCACTCACTCTTTTAACGTTCTTTATCCTTCTTGTTTTAGGTAGCAATGCGCAAAACATCAACCCAAAAAATATAGAAATTGTTCGTGATAGCTTTGGTGTGCCGCACATTTTTGCGAAAACAGATGCCGAAGTTGCGTATGGTTTAGCTTGGGCACATGCAGAAGATGATTTTAAAAGTCTGCAGGATGTGGTATTGCCGGCAAAAGGTTTGATGGGCAAAGTACAAGGTAAAGCAGGTGCTGCCGGAGATTATGCGTTTGCTTTATTCCGTTGCATGGAAATTACCGAAGCAAAATGGAATACGCTTACACCTGCTTTTCTGAAACTGATCGATGGCTATGTTCAAGGTATCAATGCGTATGCAAAAGCACACCCCAACGAAGTATTGCACAAAAAAATATTTCCCATTACGGCGAAAGAATACATTGCTTCATCAGTATTGGCATTAACTGCTTTCAACGGAGCGGATAAAGCACTGATGGCCATTTTCAACAATACAATTGAAACTGATACCGAGTTGAATAAGAAAGGAAGCAATGCAATGGCTATACATCCAACTAAAACAAATACGGGTGAAGCGTTTCTGTTGATCAATGCACACCAGCCCAACACAGGATCACAAGCATTTTACGAAGCACATATTAACAGCGAAGAAGGATTGAATGTACACGGCGGTTTGTTGGCAGGTGGACCATGCATTCTGCATGGCGTGAATGAAAATTTAGGTTGGGCGCACACCGTAAACTATGTTGATCGTGTAGATGTGTTTCAACTGGAAATGAATCCTGCAAATCAAAAGCAATACAAGTTTGATGGCGAATGGATCGATCTGGAAGAGAAAATAATTACCCTGCGCATTAAAGGAATACCTGTTGGTGTAAAACGAAAAGTATACTGGAGCAAGTATGGTGCAACGATGAAGAACAAACAAGGTTTCTTCTCGATTCGTTTGGGTGCCAATATGGATATACGGGCATTGGAACAATGGTATTACATGGACAAAGCAAAAAACTTCACGGAGTTTTATGCGGCCATTAAAGATCAGCGCCTCTCAATGTTTAACATTACCTATGCCGATAAACACGATACCATCTTTTATGTAAACAATGGATTAGTGCCGGTGCGTAATCCTGCGCCGCAGTATAACTGGAAATCAACCTTACCCGGCAATACTTCACAAACATTATGGACAGGTTTTCGCAAATTCAGAGAACTGCCGCAATATGTAAACCCGAAGAACGGCTATGTATTCAACACCAATCATTCTTCGTTTTTTGCAACCGATGCTGCCAATAATTTAAAAGTCGAACAATTTCCATTAGCCGATGGCTGGGAAACCTGGCATAACAACCGCAGCATGCGAGTAGTGGAACAAATGCCCGATACACAATTAGATTATACAACGTTCAAGAAAATAAAATTCGATAAGCAACTGCCCGATACACTTCGCTATCCTTACAACATCGATACCATGTTTATACTCAATGAAACAACTTATCCACAAGTTGCATCATTGATCACTACATTAAATAGCTGGGATAAAAAAGGAACAGCCGACAGTAAAGGCGCTGCTGTTTTCCTCTTGAGTTATTTGCACTTGTCAAAAATACTGGCCGGTCAACCTGCACGAAGCATCACACTACAGGAAGCTCTCACGACCTATCAGTTTGTTCATGACTATATGATGAAACACTTCGGCAAAACCGATCTCACATTAGGCGATATACAAAAATTAGTGCGTGGCGATAAAGAATGGCCGCTCTGGGGTTTTCCTGATCTCTTATCGCCGCAATGGACAGCCAACTATAAAGATGGTAAACTGAAATCGGTTGGTGGTGATGGGCTCATTATGTTTGTCCGCTTTACAAAAAATGCATTGCCACAAATTGAAACGGTAAACATGTATGGTGCTTCTGCTAAAAAAGGCAACAAACATTTTGATGACCAGGTGGAAATGTATATTAACCAACAAACAAAACACATGACGTTGAAGAAAGAAGATGTGTATAAGATGGCGGAGAGGGTTTATCATCCGGGGGAATGA
- the leuB gene encoding 3-isopropylmalate dehydrogenase, with protein MEKKIAILNGDGIGPEVTAQSIKILNAVAQQYGHVFHYKEALIGADAIDKTGTALPSETIDICLDSDAVLFGAVGDPKYDNDPSAKVRPEQGILGIRKALQLFANIRPVTTYSTLQHLSPLKPALLEGVDCVIFRELTGGIYFGKKYTSEDGNTASDECYYTRPEIERIAHLAFKYAQNRRKKKVTLVDKANVLETSRLWRKVVQEIATQYSDVTVDYMFVDNAAMQLMINPKQFDVILTENMFGDIISDEASVLAGSLGMLPSASVGNGTAFFEPIHGSYPQAAGKDIANPIGSILSAAMMLDHFGLTAEAEVIRDAVDWTLENNFVTKDIDPMNFYFMSTIGDLISDYVSGKIPGSVKKENIELRKSTII; from the coding sequence ATGGAGAAAAAGATTGCGATATTAAACGGAGATGGAATAGGGCCGGAGGTAACGGCACAATCCATTAAAATATTAAATGCAGTTGCACAGCAATATGGGCATGTCTTTCATTACAAGGAAGCATTAATTGGTGCAGATGCGATCGATAAAACCGGAACAGCATTGCCGTCGGAGACAATTGATATTTGTTTAGACAGCGATGCTGTTTTGTTTGGTGCAGTTGGTGATCCAAAATATGATAATGATCCATCAGCAAAAGTTCGTCCTGAACAAGGCATTCTTGGTATACGCAAAGCACTGCAGCTGTTTGCCAATATTCGCCCGGTAACAACTTATTCCACTTTGCAGCATTTATCACCATTGAAACCTGCTTTACTTGAAGGAGTTGATTGTGTGATCTTCCGTGAACTCACCGGTGGTATCTATTTCGGAAAAAAGTATACGAGCGAAGATGGTAATACGGCAAGTGATGAGTGTTATTACACACGTCCGGAAATTGAACGCATTGCACATCTTGCGTTTAAATATGCGCAGAACAGAAGAAAGAAGAAAGTAACGCTGGTTGATAAAGCCAACGTGCTCGAAACATCCAGGTTGTGGCGAAAAGTGGTGCAGGAAATTGCAACACAGTACAGCGATGTAACTGTTGATTATATGTTTGTTGACAATGCGGCCATGCAATTGATGATAAACCCAAAACAGTTTGATGTAATCTTAACCGAAAATATGTTTGGTGATATCATTAGCGATGAAGCAAGTGTATTGGCAGGTTCGCTGGGTATGTTGCCTTCAGCTTCTGTTGGTAACGGCACCGCTTTTTTTGAACCGATCCATGGTTCTTATCCGCAGGCAGCAGGTAAAGACATTGCAAATCCAATAGGTTCAATTTTATCAGCAGCAATGATGCTCGATCATTTTGGATTGACTGCCGAAGCGGAGGTAATACGTGATGCAGTTGACTGGACATTGGAAAATAATTTTGTTACAAAAGATATTGATCCCATGAATTTTTATTTCATGAGCACAATCGGTGATCTTATCAGCGATTATGTATCAGGAAAAATTCCGGGGTCTGTGAAGAAAGAGAATATTGAGTTGCGTAAGTCAACGATAATATAA
- a CDS encoding FAD-binding and (Fe-S)-binding domain-containing protein, with protein MNERLQQLAQQLEGEFYFDTTMRTLYATDASAYRELPLAVAIPKTKDDIKQLIAFARKEKTSLIPRTAGTSLAGQVVGNGIIVDVSKYFNNILELNKEEKWVRVQPGVIRDELNMFLKPHGLFFGPETSTANRAMIGGMVGNNSCGSNSVLYRSTREHLLEVDCLLSDGTETTFKALNIDEFHAKCEGEGLEANIYRSVRRMLSNYDNQVEIRKEFPKKTVERRNTGYAIDLLLETAPFTAGETDFNFCKLIAGSEGTLAFITEIKLNVVPQPPKEIGLLCVHFNTIDEALRANLIGLKYNPGASELIDHYILECTKENKEQIKNRFFVQGDPGAILVIEFARETREEIISICEKVEAEMRAVELGYHFPLLFGEDSKKIWTLRKAGLGLLSNLPGDEKAVPVIEDTAVDVNDLPDFIRDFNVILKQHNLYSVHYAHAGSGEIHLRPIINLKTEEGNRLFRVIAEEIATLVKKYKGSLSGEHGDGRLRGEFIKQMVGEKNYQLLKEVKKTWDPEHIFNPNKIVDTPPMDTMLRYVPGQQTPAFKTVFRFHNQDILQHAEQCNGSGDCRKTHLSGGTMCPSFMATRNEKETTRARANILREFLTNSTKANRFDHKEIYEVMDLCLSCKGCKSECPSNVDMAKLKAEFMQHYYDANGVPFRSKLIANFTNSSKLGSIAPSLYNFVMTNTAISNMVKKVSGFATKRSMPTMYSTTLSKWFKKENPNSKNQIPNSKRVYLFCDEFTNYNDTQIGIKAVELLNKLGYEVIIPEHIESGRSWLSKGLIRKGKEIANKNIELLHLIISADTPLIGIEPSAILTFRDEYIDLATDENFEKAKQLAANALMIDEFIASEIDKGNINKHQFTSAEKKIKLHGHCQQKALAGTAATVRILSFPENYKVETIPSGCCGMAGSFGYEEEHYELSMKIGEMVLFPAVRNVADDVIIAAPGTSCRHQVKDGTGKKALHPVEVLWEALT; from the coding sequence ATGAACGAAAGATTACAGCAATTAGCCCAACAACTCGAAGGAGAATTTTATTTTGATACAACCATGCGTACCCTCTATGCTACTGATGCATCGGCGTACCGTGAGTTACCATTGGCCGTAGCCATTCCTAAAACAAAAGACGACATCAAACAACTCATTGCGTTTGCACGCAAAGAAAAAACATCACTAATACCCCGTACCGCAGGCACATCGCTTGCCGGTCAGGTGGTGGGCAATGGTATTATTGTGGATGTTTCGAAATACTTCAACAACATTCTTGAACTCAACAAAGAAGAAAAATGGGTGCGTGTGCAACCGGGTGTGATCCGTGATGAGTTGAACATGTTCCTGAAACCGCATGGTTTATTTTTTGGCCCGGAGACTTCTACTGCCAACCGTGCCATGATCGGAGGAATGGTGGGCAACAATTCCTGCGGTAGTAACTCTGTTTTATACAGAAGCACACGGGAGCATTTGCTGGAAGTGGATTGTTTGCTTAGCGATGGAACGGAGACTACGTTTAAAGCATTGAACATTGATGAGTTTCATGCAAAGTGTGAGGGCGAAGGTTTGGAAGCAAACATTTACCGTTCGGTAAGAAGAATGCTGAGCAACTACGACAATCAGGTAGAGATTCGCAAAGAGTTTCCCAAGAAAACAGTGGAGCGCCGCAACACCGGTTATGCAATTGATCTGTTATTGGAAACGGCTCCGTTTACTGCAGGTGAAACTGATTTTAATTTCTGTAAACTCATTGCAGGTTCAGAAGGTACATTGGCTTTCATCACTGAAATAAAATTGAATGTTGTTCCGCAACCTCCAAAAGAAATTGGCTTGTTGTGTGTACACTTCAATACTATTGATGAAGCATTGAGAGCAAACCTCATCGGTTTAAAATATAATCCGGGTGCAAGTGAATTGATTGATCATTACATTCTTGAATGCACAAAAGAAAATAAAGAACAGATCAAGAACCGCTTTTTTGTACAAGGTGATCCCGGTGCTATTCTGGTGATTGAATTTGCACGTGAAACAAGAGAAGAAATTATTTCTATTTGTGAAAAGGTAGAAGCAGAGATGCGTGCAGTAGAATTGGGTTATCACTTCCCGTTGTTGTTTGGCGAAGACAGCAAGAAAATATGGACATTACGGAAAGCAGGCTTGGGTTTGCTGAGTAATTTACCCGGCGATGAAAAAGCAGTACCGGTTATCGAAGACACAGCTGTTGATGTAAATGATCTGCCCGATTTCATTCGTGATTTTAATGTGATTCTGAAACAACATAATCTGTATTCGGTGCATTATGCGCATGCAGGTTCGGGTGAAATTCATTTGCGACCCATCATTAATTTAAAAACAGAAGAAGGCAACCGTCTCTTCCGTGTAATTGCAGAAGAGATCGCTACACTGGTGAAAAAATATAAAGGATCTTTAAGTGGAGAACATGGTGATGGTCGTTTGCGTGGTGAGTTCATCAAGCAAATGGTGGGTGAAAAGAATTACCAATTGTTGAAAGAGGTAAAGAAAACATGGGATCCTGAACATATTTTCAATCCCAATAAGATTGTTGATACGCCGCCGATGGATACCATGCTTCGGTATGTACCCGGACAACAAACACCTGCGTTTAAAACAGTATTCCGTTTTCACAACCAGGATATTCTGCAACATGCTGAGCAATGTAATGGCAGCGGCGATTGCCGTAAAACACATTTATCAGGTGGTACGATGTGTCCTTCGTTTATGGCTACCCGTAATGAAAAAGAAACTACCAGAGCAAGAGCCAATATTCTGCGTGAGTTTTTAACCAACTCAACAAAAGCCAACCGTTTCGATCATAAAGAGATTTATGAAGTGATGGATCTGTGTTTGAGTTGTAAGGGTTGTAAATCGGAATGCCCCAGTAATGTGGATATGGCGAAACTCAAAGCTGAGTTTATGCAGCATTACTACGATGCGAATGGTGTACCTTTCCGTTCAAAACTCATTGCCAACTTTACCAACTCATCGAAGCTGGGTTCCATTGCACCATCATTGTACAATTTTGTGATGACGAATACTGCCATCAGTAACATGGTGAAAAAAGTATCGGGCTTTGCAACGAAACGCTCCATGCCGACGATGTATAGTACTACTCTAAGCAAATGGTTCAAGAAGGAAAATCCAAATTCCAAAAACCAAATTCCAAATTCCAAAAGGGTTTACCTTTTCTGCGATGAGTTCACCAACTACAACGATACACAGATCGGTATCAAAGCTGTTGAGTTGTTGAACAAGCTTGGTTACGAAGTCATCATACCCGAACATATTGAAAGTGGCCGTTCCTGGTTATCAAAAGGATTGATACGAAAAGGAAAAGAAATTGCGAATAAGAATATTGAATTACTGCATCTAATTATTTCAGCAGATACACCACTAATTGGTATTGAACCTTCTGCTATTCTCACTTTCAGAGATGAGTACATTGATTTAGCAACAGATGAGAATTTTGAAAAAGCCAAACAGCTTGCAGCCAATGCATTAATGATTGATGAATTTATTGCAAGTGAAATTGATAAAGGTAATATCAACAAACATCAATTCACTTCAGCTGAAAAGAAAATCAAACTGCATGGCCACTGTCAGCAAAAAGCATTGGCGGGTACAGCAGCTACCGTAAGGATATTATCGTTCCCTGAAAATTATAAAGTTGAAACAATTCCATCAGGCTGTTGCGGCATGGCCGGTTCATTTGGTTATGAGGAAGAACATTATGAACTCTCAATGAAAATTGGTGAAATGGTGCTCTTCCCTGCTGTACGTAATGTAGCCGATGATGTTATTATTGCAGCACCAGGTACAAGTTGCCGTCATCAGGTGAAAGATGGTACAGGCAAGAAGGCGTTGCACCCGGTTGAAGTGTTGTGGGAAGCGTTGACATAA
- a CDS encoding TolC family protein, with protein MRILSFVLCLLVVGYSATAQQYSLKQCIDTALNRNILVQQTGLQMQSAEIDKNQAKMNLLPNVNSRWNYGNNFGRNVDPITNTYTNNQLSSSNAGLDAGVILFNGMRLQNLIQQTNFSHKAAELDYKQAKDNLVLNVILSYMQVLVSEDVLNVSRAQLLVTKKQIERMEIMVKEGSAGNFQLTDMKGQMANEQISIVNLENNLQQAKLTLCQLMNIPYEAGMQLERTIQLNENLYAQSSPEVIEAALQYMALVKANEYRVKSAEKNILVAKSGYYPTISLGASAGSSYSNLFTRLTPTTISEVETGTYIKSGSARTPVYREIQNFSTSSVSYFKQMENNLGFFAGVNMQIPIFNNLQTKNRVRQAKLQLKNTQLNAENTNYQLKQNIEQAWLNMQTSYNRYAMLKDQLANFEESFRAAEVRFESGVINAAEFLIAKNNLDRSKINLVQTQYEYSFRTRVLDFYQGK; from the coding sequence ATGCGGATACTCAGTTTTGTGTTGTGCCTTTTAGTTGTGGGATATAGTGCAACAGCACAGCAGTATAGTTTAAAGCAATGCATTGATACGGCCTTGAACAGAAATATTCTTGTGCAGCAAACAGGTTTGCAGATGCAATCGGCAGAGATTGATAAAAACCAGGCAAAGATGAACCTGTTGCCCAATGTAAACAGTCGTTGGAATTATGGTAACAACTTTGGACGTAATGTTGATCCGATCACCAATACATACACCAATAATCAATTGTCATCTTCCAATGCGGGATTAGATGCAGGTGTGATCTTGTTCAATGGTATGCGTTTGCAGAATTTAATTCAGCAAACCAATTTTTCGCATAAAGCAGCCGAGCTTGATTATAAACAAGCAAAAGATAATCTTGTATTGAATGTAATATTGTCTTACATGCAGGTGCTGGTGAGTGAAGATGTATTGAATGTTTCCCGTGCGCAATTGCTGGTTACAAAAAAACAGATCGAACGCATGGAAATAATGGTGAAGGAAGGCTCTGCAGGAAATTTCCAGCTGACAGATATGAAGGGCCAAATGGCGAATGAACAGATCAGTATTGTGAATCTGGAGAATAATCTGCAACAGGCAAAGCTTACTTTATGCCAGCTAATGAATATTCCTTACGAAGCAGGAATGCAGTTAGAACGAACAATTCAATTGAACGAAAATCTCTATGCACAAAGTTCACCTGAAGTAATTGAAGCTGCCCTGCAATACATGGCGTTGGTAAAAGCAAATGAATATCGTGTAAAGAGCGCAGAAAAAAATATCCTGGTTGCCAAAAGTGGTTATTATCCAACCATTAGTTTGGGTGCAAGTGCAGGAAGCAGTTACTCCAATTTGTTTACACGGTTAACCCCTACAACGATTTCTGAAGTGGAGACAGGTACTTATATCAAAAGCGGAAGTGCACGCACGCCTGTGTATAGGGAGATACAGAACTTTTCTACTTCTTCCGTTAGTTATTTTAAGCAGATGGAAAACAACCTTGGTTTTTTTGCCGGAGTGAATATGCAGATACCTATTTTTAATAACCTGCAGACAAAGAACAGGGTTAGGCAAGCAAAGTTGCAATTAAAGAACACACAACTCAATGCAGAGAATACCAATTACCAACTGAAACAAAACATTGAACAGGCGTGGTTAAATATGCAGACATCTTACAACCGCTATGCTATGTTGAAAGATCAGTTGGCAAATTTTGAAGAATCATTCCGTGCTGCAGAAGTGCGTTTTGAAAGTGGTGTAATAAATGCAGCAGAGTTTCTAATTGCTAAAAATAATCTTGATAGAAGTAAAATCAATCTTGTACAAACACAATACGAATACAGTTTCCGCACAAGAGTACTTGATTTTTACCAGGGAAAATAA
- a CDS encoding ABC transporter ATP-binding protein: protein MLVQLKNLFKWVTVGGNRTFLLKDINLEVEEGEFISIMGPSGSGKSTLLNVIGMLDGFDEGEYNFLHQSVHKLKEKQRAQLYKQYIGFVFQQYHLIDELTVYENIETPLLYQDVKNSERKAMVADMLDRFNIVGKKDLFPTQLSGGQQQLVGVARALIAKPKLILADEPTGNLNSKQGEEIMELFKELNKEGVTIIQVTHSEKNAAYAGRTIHLLDGRVEQQVKN, encoded by the coding sequence ATGTTAGTACAACTGAAGAATTTGTTTAAATGGGTTACTGTTGGTGGTAACCGGACGTTTCTGCTGAAGGATATTAATCTTGAAGTGGAGGAAGGAGAGTTTATTTCCATTATGGGACCGTCAGGTTCAGGTAAATCAACATTGCTGAATGTAATTGGTATGCTTGATGGGTTTGATGAAGGCGAATACAATTTCCTGCATCAGAGTGTACATAAGTTAAAAGAAAAGCAACGGGCACAATTGTATAAGCAGTATATCGGGTTTGTTTTTCAACAGTATCATTTGATCGATGAGTTGACGGTGTATGAAAATATTGAAACACCCTTGCTGTACCAGGATGTAAAAAACAGCGAACGAAAAGCAATGGTGGCAGATATGCTTGATCGATTCAATATTGTTGGTAAGAAAGATCTGTTTCCAACGCAACTATCGGGTGGGCAGCAACAGTTGGTAGGTGTAGCACGTGCATTGATCGCCAAACCAAAACTGATACTGGCCGATGAACCAACCGGCAACCTCAACTCTAAGCAAGGTGAGGAGATCATGGAATTATTTAAAGAGTTGAACAAAGAAGGTGTAACCATCATTCAGGTAACACACAGTGAAAAAAATGCTGCCTATGCCGGCAGAACCATTCATTTACTTGACGGACGTGTTGAACAACAGGTTAAAAATTAA